A genomic region of Lates calcarifer isolate ASB-BC8 unplaced genomic scaffold, TLL_Latcal_v3 _unitig_992_quiver_1554, whole genome shotgun sequence contains the following coding sequences:
- the LOC108880930 gene encoding collagen alpha-1(IX) chain: MALSRIYRESLLVLLLQMVLICSAQRGPVGPRGPAGSPGAAGVPGVDGIDGDRGEDSTVNGGPGPDGDNGKDGAPGAAGLPGADGPVGPPGDPGPVGPLGAKGDPGPRGPPGEPGVGPDGLDGIPGTDGLPGELGKVGPPGARGKRGQVGLPGPAGPPGPPGVYQGEDLCPNACPLFSELDTLVSPA; encoded by the exons ATGGCTCTCTCCAGGATTTATCGGGAGTCTTTGCTGGTGCTTTTACTGCAAATGGTGCTGATCTGCTCCGCTCAG AGGGGCCCAGTCGGTCCCAGAGGCCCCGCGGGGTCACCAGGAGCAGCCGGCGTACCCGGAGTGGATGGCATCGAT GgcgacagaggagaggactccACGGTGAACGGCGGACCA GGTCCTGATGGAGATAACGGCAAAGACGGAGCTCCTGGAGCTGCAGGACTTCCAGGCGCAGAT GGACCTGTTGGACCTCCTGGGGATCCAGGCCCAGTGGGCCCACTGGGGGCAAAA gggGATCCTGGTCCACGTGGGCCTCCTGGGGAGCCT GGTGTGGGACCTGATGGGCTTGAC ggAATTCCTGGTACAGATGGGCTACCGGGTGAACTGGGAAAAGTTGGACCCCCT GGAGCGAGAGGCAAGAGGGGTCAAGTTGGTCTTCCTGGTCCTGCTGGGCCTCCG gGACCTCCAGGGGTGTATCAAGGCGAGGACCTG tgccCCAACGCCTGCCCCCTCTTCTCTGAACTGGACACTCTGGTCTCCCCGGCATGA